The Apus apus isolate bApuApu2 chromosome 4, bApuApu2.pri.cur, whole genome shotgun sequence genome contains the following window.
TGCTGCCAAGATGCAAACAAAGCTGTAGAACAACCAACGATGACAGATTATCATTTGTAAACTGTAACTTCATGCCCTGTGACCAAGGACTCTCTGAAAGTGTTCCCAGTGTTGGTGTGTAAACACATTATCTTGCAATCACATATTCTCACCTATATGAACCCCACAGGTGAGTCCATATACTATTTAATACACTTTACAAATGCATTGGCTGCTTCCTGGCTTTACACATAATTCTTCCTTGAACAGCTTGTTAAAATTGAGAGTTACAGTCAGAAATCcaataggtttgttttttttttatttgtgggggggtttgggtttttggttttgatgctGTTGTTCTtgaggttttgttgttgttggtttggtttggttttttgttatttgtgggtttatttgtttggttttttggggggtttatttgtttgtttattttgtggttggttttgttgttgtttgttttttggtggctttttaaaaaattgataatattaaaatgaaaaaggccTGCTACTTCATTAgctcctgagaaaaaaaagaggaattctCTTCTGGTTGGAAAATTTACGTATCTGCATAAAAtccctttttctctgcctggTGTGTTGACAGCTCCCCCTCCTGTTCCAATCGAATTTAGCCACCCTTCAGAGAACACAGATACTTTCCATTAGTACAAAAAGGGTATATTTGCTAACAAAGAACAATCTATATTATGCCCCATGCCCCTTAATACATGCAGGTCAAAATACCATGCATACATTTTATGAGAGAAATACAACGTGATGACAAACATCAACAACCATAATTTATTCCCAGAACCAGTTTTCTTCTACTAAAACACCTTTCAATTACAGCACTTCAATAGTGTTTCAATACATACTTCCTCTTCGTCCTAATTAATGCTCATATATGTCTGCATTAAAAAATCTACATAATCCATATGAAACAGTATATAAATAATCCAAGAAGTGCAAGATACAATTAATCACTACTCTCAGCTCAGCGCGCCGTGGGGCACGTTGATAAAATTAGTTACCATTTTGCACTGTGGCAATGTCGGAGCTACATTATGATCCCAGTATGTTACTTAGTTTGGCACTACAGCACCAAAATCAGAGGAGCCTCCAATGGGTTCTTCGATCAGGAAACTGAATTAAACCTAGGCTTTGCAGTTGTTCAACACATACTCCAGTACTCTAGTTATCACAATACCACCATCAGCTAACAAAACCTCACTGGCTTTTCAGGTatttggaaaaaacccaaacaaacagcaatgTACCTTCAAGAAAAGATCGGAACTGAGGATTTAAAGCTTCAGGTTGTTACCTCTTCCTTCAGCAAAATGAACAACCAGGAGAGAATTCGGGACAAACCCCTGCTGAAAGCTCTTCCTCTCAGCTAGCTCTGTGCACCTTTCCTGTGCAGCTGCGGGTTCCTCAGGGTgccaggtggcagcagctgctgctcccctcgGGGATCCTATAGAAGGGCATCCAGCCCAGGCCACACTTGCACCTAAGCCCATTGCTGTTTCTAGCTCACGCATCTGAGACAAACTCTGTATCCCAGCAACTAGACATCGTGTCAGAGAAGGCAAAATGGAAGAACTGCATCTTGCCATCATATGTAAGGTAGTAAGCTGAAAGAAAGTCTTTAAACTTTGTGGGACTTCGTCCCAGAATTTAGCACAGATGTTTAAAAGTAACAAATCCTGTATCGATGGATCGCTCCCTGTTATGAGGGGAGCTCACGTCCACCCACGACCCACCGGGAGCTAACCCCGACCGTTCCCTTGGGCCGAGCGCCCAGGCCTGAGGCTTCCACCCAGGAAGGCCGCCTCTGGTGAGCCCGGCTCCCCGAGGCACAGGCCGCGCGGCTCTCCCTTCTCTGAGGCGATACCTGGAGCCTCGCAGGGTTCTCAGGGCCGGCCAGGCCCCAGCTCCCGGGCCCAGATGTCGCACCGGGGCAGGTGACGCACCCGGGCCCCCCCGCTCCCGCCACAGCCACGGCCCCCACCGCGCACGCGCCCCAACGGCCGCCGGAGAAACGCGCACGCGCCGCTCTGCGCACGCGCAGCACGTCCCGGCTGGCCGCCCCCCCGCGCCACGCGCTCCTGTGCGTGACGCGATTGCGTCAGACGCAGCCTCtgccgggggcggggcggggcgggggggggtaACGGCGCGATTTTTCAAAATGGAGGCGGCGGGGGAGGGGAGCGGCCGCCGGGCCCGGGAGCCGGGTCTGCGCCGAGGCGGGCGGCGGAGGGCGCCGTGATGGGCAGCGGCGGCCGGGGTCCTGAGGAGAACCCATAGCGGCACCTGGGGAGAGCGGCCGGCGCCATGGCGACCTGCATCGGCGAAAAAATAGAGGTGCGgagcccagcccctgccccctgcccccggGTCCGCCCCGCCATTTGCCGGGGGCGCGGGGCCTGCGGCGGCGAGAGGCCGGGCGGAGTTCCGTCGCCCTGCTGGGGGGCGGCCGGCGAGGCGCCGATCGCAGCTCCTCCCCGGCCCGCCCGCGCCTTTCCCCCGTTCCTCAGCCCAGCGGGGCCGCTGGCGCAGCGGGCGCGGGGAGGGCTCagcccgccgcccgcccccccgccccgggctgGATGCTGTTTCCCCACCCCTGGGGACACCCGGCCTGGGCGGAGCGCCCCGGGCGATGGCACCTGCAGCCCCGCGGGTGCGCACCTTGCGCAGGGAGCTGCGTCCCCCGCGTTGCTCCGCGGGTGGCGGTTGGCCCGTGCGGGAGCTGCCGCGCAGCCGGGCTGCGGAGAGCCCCGGGCGCGCTGTGTttgcggggcgggcggcggtcGCCGTGTAGCCGCTGCCATAGCAGCGGGAGCCGAGGGCAGTTGTCTCTTGTCTGGCGGGAGAGGCGGCGGGAAGGTGGCCGGTGGCATCGCCCCGCCCCGGGTCGCAGCCGCCGGTTCCCAGAGCGAGCCGGCCGCTGTGCGGGGAGGACGATGCCGCAGGGGACTCTGAGCGGTCCCGGCGCCCACCGCCCCCGCGCCCCGGAAAGCTCCATCCAGGTATTCCCGGGGGCCCCCCAAGGGTTTGCCCCGGCCCACGTCTACTAGGGAGAGTGCTCTGCATCGGGACAGAGGCTTCGAAGCCTAGGGCAGAGGCTGAcggtggcttttgttttttttgctggtgttgCAGGATTTCAAGGTGGGGAACCTCCTGGGGAAGGGTTCCTTCGCAGGAGTCTACAGAGCAGTATCGCTGAAAACGGGTCTGGAAGTGGCTATCAAAATGGTAAGGAAGCTAGCCAAGGAAGTCTCAGTCTTCTGAGGGACTGGACAAGGGCAAGTTGCAACAGGTTGGGGTTGTACAGTTGGGCATTCATGCCTGGCCTTTTTTAATGTAACCGAAATTTAGATTAGGATTTGATCCTGAGAGATGCAGTACAAACAAATAGACTGTTGATAATTAATGTAAATGCTTACAGTGCTGTTAAAAGAACTGCAGCTAATATGCAACATTCATCTGCCTTATAATTCTATTTCAGAAATCTGTGACCCCAAAAATTTCACTTAAACTTAGTATGGCTGGAAAGGTCCTCGACAAAACACCTGGGAAATTTCCCTTGCTACCAGGAGAAACTTTGTGAAGGAATTTTTCACGTTGCAGGGGTTTTGCCATATTCACTTATTGATAatacttttcttaaaataccCTTTTAGTGTTAACTATAGTTGCCATATCTGCCTGATAAGATCAGAACTAGGTTTCTCTgctaaagtatatatatataaaaaaaactgATTAGTGTTAATATTGGAAGTGTTAAGCTTGTCCCTTTTCATTCAGTTGCAtgttcctcagtttatctacaatACTTGCTCATTAAAACTACATAGTAGGTTAAACTATATGAGAACTTGTTTATATTTACAAGTTTTCATGCAGACATGCATTGAACATCTAAAATGTCAAGGTCACTTGAAACTCAAATGTACATATCACTGTTGAAGtgcttgaaaaatattctgtgatcCATTTACAGATAGATAAAAAAGCCATGCACAAAGTTGGAATGGTCCAGAGGGTTCAAAATGAGGTGAAAATACATTGTCAGCTAAAGCATCCATCTATACTTGAGGTAAGAATGATGTTTCTGTAGAGAGGACTGTATTATGTGGCTTGTATAGTCTACCAAATGgattttaagtttttaattgttttatgtTCTAGCTTTATAACTATTTTGAAGATAGCAACTATGTATACTTGATACTTGAGATGTGTCACAATGGTGAAATGAGCAGATACCTAAAGAATAAGAAGAAACCCTTTTCAGAAGATGAAGGTGAGATCTTTTTTCAGGTAGTTCTTTGCtttaatgttttggtttattcAGTAACTAATTACAGTGAAAGGATACTTAAAATTGCAGTCGCTCTGAACCAGTTTGTATAGCTTAAAATCTTGTGATAAACTATAATCTCTAGATGAATTACTGTTACACATATATTCAGTTGAATTGCTGTatacttttgtttctgtttatgtCCTTTTACAATAGCTTGTGCTATTTGGGGTTTAAAAACATAGACAAGGCACTTTGGAGGTAGAAGTATACAGAAGCTAGAGCTTAGCTTTGTACATTCAAAAAAGTTTCAATATAGGTCAAGACTGAAATGTTCCACAGAGGAAAGCTGTCAATTTCACATCCACAGATGTACTGCGTTTGTGTTGCACCTCTTCACCATGGAATGACTGTCTTACATATCACCAATCAGAAAGTGTCCCAGGTTATAGTTGTGTGGTAGCTGGAAAAATACGTACTGTGTTCCAAGCTGTGTGTGGAAATGAAGGTGATGTAGTTGACTGTGTTGCTTAAGAGCTGATATAGCAAGGAAATATCTGATTTGACATTCCATCAAGAGTTTTTGACATACTGGCAGTTGAGGAGAGATTCTTTTATGGTTTTACCTCAGTTTCTTACGTAAAGCACTGAAAATCCTATTTTTCATCGACAGTTCATCTGAGTAATgctaaaacttttaaaaagtgtctATGTTACTCTGTAGATTATAGTTTCAGGAAAGAAGTCTTGGAAAAAGGATTagtaaattaataaatgaaaataatgtttcattttcttacaGTTGAGAGTGAGAGGATTTCAATTAGAACACAGGCTGCTGAAAGCCTAACCAGGacactgcaattaaaaaaaaaaaaaagacaaccatCCATACTGCTCTGTGTAATGTCTGTAGGCACAGACAAACAGGCTGTTCTTGTTTCAGCTAATGTGGATTTGGTAGGAttgcctctgctgcttccagagATACCATGCTGGTCATCCCTTGCACAGTTCTGCCAGTTTGCTATCTTCTCTATCGGTTTCTAATCTAATTCTGTGAAACTACTTATGTTTGTGGAGTTTTTGGAACCCAGATCACAGGTCTGGATTGAAGGGGTACTGCTGTACAGGCATCATCTGTTTAATTCAGATCTGCTCCAGCAAAGAGTTCATCTGATGGTATCTTAGTTCTAAAAGCTGGTAAAACACTGATCTCGACAAAGAATTATCTTAGTTTGAGGGGTGGTGTTTGTTACTCACTGGTCTTTGCTCTCTGATAAAAGAAATACGAGGGCTGTAAATTGTTTGCTTTAGGAAGAATAATTCTTTAAATTGCTGCAATTGCAACATCATAATAAATGGTGCTGTTTCAGcctggatgaggttttgttaTTCCTGCTGTAATCTGAAGCTTTTAATTATTCCCTGAATTTCTAATGTAATATAGCAGAAGACTATCCAAATACAGTGAACTtagaagtttttgagaaagtgGAATGTTACTAGCCTTGCCAGTTAGCTAAtgataaaacaaatataatcCAAAGGGTCTTTTACATTTTAGAATCTGCACATCATGAAGTAGCTTGATTTCATGCACTTGTGGTTTCTGAGAGTGAGTTAACAGCTGTTTTAATTCTGAAGAACctaatttttaaagagtttaGGCTAATTGCAAGTATTTCCATTCCTGCTTACATTATTCTATTAGCAAAGAAACACATCTGATTACTGCATTATAGACCACTTTTTAGGAACTTAGAAAACAGTCatgcaaaaagcagaaagttaATTCCCATCTAATTAGCATGACACTTGAAACAtccttgtaattaaaaaaaaattagcaagaCCAATAGCAGACTTCAGGAAGTTATTTTAACAGCTATGATTTCCATTATATGACTAAAACATCTACTTTTGTGTTTTACTAGCTCGACACTTCTTGCACCAAATTATCACGGGTATGCTGTATCTGCATTCTCATGGAATCCTGCACCGGGACCTCACCCTTTCTAATATCTTGCTCACCAATAATATGAATGTCAAGATTGCTGACTTTGGACTAGCAACTCAGCTGAAAATGCCTCATGAAAAGCATTACACCATGTGTGGAACTCCAAATTACATTTCTCCAGAGATAGCCACAAGGAGTCCACATGGACTTGAATCCGATGTGTGGTCTTTGGGCTGTATGTTTTACACTCTTCTTATTGGAAAGCCACCTTTTGACACTGACACAGTCAAGAACACACTGAACAAAGTAGTGTTAGCAGACTATGAAATGCCAGCCTTCTTATCAAGGGAGGCACAAGACCTTATACATAGGTTACTTCGCAAAAATCCAGCAGATCGCTTGAGTCTTTCCTCAGTGTTGGATCATCCTTTTATGTTGAGGTGTAGCTCTGCACGGAGTAAAGATTCGGGAACTTCAGAAGATTCAATGGACAGTGGAAATGCTACCATCTCTACAACTTTCACAGGCTCTTCCAGCATCAGCACCAGCAGTtgtttgaaggaaaagaagaagctGTTAGTTGGGCAGCCACTCCcaaataaaattaccttttttcctAAAACCAAGAATTCCAGTAATCCTTCATCGGTAGATGGAAGCGGTTCTTTTCATCAGTGGGGAATtgagggaaaagaaatgggTGTAactggcaggggaagggccatGCAGCTTGCTGAAGAGAGACCACATTCACGCTACCTCCGGAGAGCCCACTCTTCAGATAGGTCTGGCACATCCCATAGTCACACTCAAGGCATATCGAATATTGTTGAGAGATGTCACTCTGTGGAACTGCTTTCAAAGCCTAAAGCAGGAACAAGGGAAAGTACACCTGCAAACAGCTATACTGATATAGGAGAAATATTTAAGGAGAAGACTTCCAGTGGTTCTGGTTCTTTTGAAGGGCCAATATCTCCACCTGTAAAAGATCAACCACAGTAAGCATCAGTTTTTATTACGATGAAATTTAAAGCTGCCTTATATATTAAatgcataatttttcttttaattaagcAATAGTAAGTGCCCAAAGCCTCAACACTGGGACCTTGAATACCAAATAAGAGATGGTGATGATGCTGTTGGTATGTAGTGGTTTACCTCCTCACTGTCCCTACCTTAAAGTTTATAAATGCAGTGCATCAGCTAGCTAGATGGTAGCTTGTATTTATCCTGGTATTGATTTCCTTCTGTGTGCAGAAAGGTGAgtatttctttccctgcagtAATTGTAGTAGAGAGCCTTGCTTATTCTTTGTAGAAGAGACGAAGACTAGGGTAGAAGACATTCAGACCGTGACTGCCAGCATCTTTAATTGCTGCTCTGGTGgtggttttttcttttatgcttaGACAgggtcaaggaaaaaaaaaacaccaccaacaaaacaaattaagtaCAAGATAAGGCAATAAGATTACAAAACTGGAATACAGGGAGggaaacaaaactttaaaatggCTATCTGAAACTTAGTTCTGTCCTTAGTAGTAGTTTCTGGCTGAAAATCCTGGCCTCTTTCTATACATTGATGGACTTCCCCAGCTGATACAAACCAACTTGGGCGCCAAATGTACGAGTGGTACTAGGATATTTTCTCTGGTGTTGGAAGCATCATCTTTACCCCCTGTGCACTGCTATGCAACAAGAGCCTTCTTTGTGATTGACCTAGTCTGTCTATGCCTGGaagcttgctttgttttttttccatcagcagaATATCAAGACTTGGCTATTTTAATGTAAGGACTATGGCATATCTTAGTTGTTGCATATCTCTCCACATTAAGAAGTGGCAACTTTAATGGttccatatatttttcttttggcaagTCAGTtcagggaaaatgcaaataaacactTTGCCCTATAAAAAAACTTAATGGAATAAGAGGTTTTTCATGAGTATTCTCGAGTGTTTGTCATAAGCCCCTGTTCAGCAAGTTCAGTGGGCATGtgcattctttttattttgagaaatatttgaataaaaaaaagtatatgtGCAAATGTTAATATGTTTACTTGTATTCCCCCATGGCTTcataaaaatatgcagaatgTAAATGTGACAGAATATTAATATGAATGTGGGGGTTAACTGAACGTTTGCTACTTTTTTTACATGAACTATTATAGGAGAGCCCCTTACGTCTGTACTTAGCCTGCACAGCAATCTCAAATGCAAGGTTCTAAGACATAAGTTagatacttttattttatggggtttttttgtgataatTAACTCCTTGCCAATGTTAAGTAGTGATAAGTGCAAAAAGAAAGTACAGATGGATATAGGCTACGGAGACAGAAAACCTCACAGGAGCTTAGTGTGAATTTACAACAGATCGGTGACTCTGTAGTAACTGTTGTGTGGTCTTTATTTTTCAACGTGTTTGGTTCACCTGTGACAAAATACATGATATTGTCTAAAAAACTGGTAATTTTCTTAATAATCTTTGggatttactgtattttatatacAATCAAATTATTTTGGGTCATAAGATGGCCTATATATTTTAGCTGCATATTTGTTATGCTGATTGAGATCCACTGGGGTCATGGGTGTCATCCCTGTGTCTCCTCTGAGGTTGTTCTCTTTACTGTGATTCTAGTAGATCTTAAGAACTAGATTTAAGAACTAGATGTaagaacagctgctgctggcagcattATCAGTGGCTCTTTTTGTTTGTATATGTCAGTTCCAAGAGTCAGGTAGTGAGTGCCAACAGGCTTAAATTTG
Protein-coding sequences here:
- the PLK4 gene encoding serine/threonine-protein kinase PLK4 isoform X2; its protein translation is MATCIGEKIEDFKVGNLLGKGSFAGVYRAVSLKTGLEVAIKMIDKKAMHKVGMVQRVQNEVKIHCQLKHPSILELYNYFEDSNYVYLILEMCHNGEMSRYLKNKKKPFSEDEARHFLHQIITGMLYLHSHGILHRDLTLSNILLTNNMNVKIADFGLATQLKMPHEKHYTMCGTPNYISPEIATRSPHGLESDVWSLGCMFYTLLIGKPPFDTDTVKNTLNKVVLADYEMPAFLSREAQDLIHRLLRKNPADRLSLSSVLDHPFMLRCSSARSKDSGTSEDSMDSGNATISTTFTGSSSISTSSCLKEKKKLLVGQPLPNKITFFPKTKNSSNPSSVDGSGSFHQWGIEGKEMGVTGRGRAMQLAEERPHSRYLRRAHSSDRSGTSHSHTQGISNIVERCHSVELLSKPKAGTRESTPANSYTDIGEIFKEKTSSGSGSFEGPISPPVKDQPHSNYLCPMKPQVGLLEQKSQAETMQQWLGSMQTNVPLRSPADLTGNSNARGGFRYHLDVQQDASKNAWNTLKDMRNPDASSDCPHSLNQRNPNKCVPGVLCKSDKIQPLPSACGLWSTSEQNQTWGKEPARQKPTLRSIVSPLSAHRLKPIRQKTKNAVVSILDTGEVCMEFLKDHHSQELVKEVLRISCDGNVIAVYHPNEGRGFLLDDRPPVPPEDICMYNFDNLPEKYWKKYQYAAKFVQLVRTKTPKVTFYTRYAKCMLMENSPTADVEVCFYDGAKIHKTAGITRVIEKSGKSFTLKGESEAGLRKEIQAYMDHANEGHRICLALEAAVLEEEKRSESVPFFPIIVGRKPGSAESPQAVASPLLDNTNSPKEVMALDRSIAASSTPVPTPNCPPSVWRKR